DNA sequence from the Labilithrix sp. genome:
CGATGCCGACCCTCGCGAGCGATCCTCCGAGCGCGGCCCACGAGCCGGTGCCGGTCGCGCACACGTCGGCCGCGAGCCGCGTCAACGTGGTCGACGAGGAGGGCCGCATCATCTTCGGCCCGCCCCTCCGCACGAGCGAGTTCACCGTCGGCGTGCGCTTCCCGACCACGCTCTACAACTGGCGCGTGCAGGTCTCGCCGCAAGCGAGCGAGGAGATCGCGTCGCGCGTCGAGAACCGGCGCCTCCTCGAGATCACGATGGTCTCGCTCTCCGCGATCGTCATCGTCGTCGGCGCGATCGCGATCGTGCTCGTGTCGGAGAAGGAGCGCCGCATCTCGGCGCTGAAGAGCGAGTTCGTCGCGAACGTCAGCCACGAGCTCAAGACGCCGCTCGCCCTCGTCCGCATGTTCGCGGAGATGCTCCAGTCGGGCCGCGTCGCGAGCGACGCCAAGCGACAGGAGTACCTCGACATCATCGTGCGCGAGAGCGAGCGCCTCACCGCCCTCATCGAGAACGTCCTCGACTTCGCGAAGCTCGAGCGCGGGCGCGGGAGCTACGAGCTCGCGGAGGGCGACGTCGGCGACGCGGTGATGCGCGCCGCGAACGTCTACCGCTACCGCGCCGAGCAGGGCGGAGTGAACCTCGTCGTCGACGTCGAGCCCGGCCTCCCGCGCGCGGAGATCGACGAGCGCGCGATCCAGCTCGCGGTCACGAACCTCGTCGACAACGCGCTCAAGTACGCGCCCGGCGGCGAGGAGATCAAGGTGCGCGTCCGCACCGAGGACGACGCGGTCCGGGTCGACGTGATCGATCGCGGGCCCGGCGTCCCGGCCGAAGACCGCCAGCGGATCTTCGATCGCTTCGTGCGCCTCGGACAGCGCGCGCAGAAGGCGGGCGAGGCGCCGGTCCGCGGCAGCGGCATCGGGCTCGCGCTGGTGAAGCACATCGCGGAGAGCCACGGCGGACGCGCGTGGGTCGAGAGCGGCGGAGAGCGCGGCTCGGTCTTCAGCTTCTCCATTCCGATGAGCCCGTCCCGACGCGAAAACGCCCGAGCTCACGGGTTGACGGGGTTCGGCGAGAAGATATCGTGATCTTGGCCCGATTCGGGCCTATGGTGCGCGCGCGCCCATCGCGCAAGAAGTACGTCTTCGGAGAGATCATTCAAGGTTTTCGCATGCCGATCGGTAACGAGGAAGCAAAGCTATTCGTCGCAGGGCTCCCGGACAGCGTGTCCGAAGACGTCCTCAAGGAAATTTTCGAGGGGACCGGGGGGAAGGTCGTAAGCGTCAGCCTGCCGAAGGACCGGATGACCGGTCGTCCGCGCGGGTTCGGGTTCGTGACGATGTCTTCGCCCGAAGAGGCCGAGTCGGCGCGCACCGCGCTCGAC
Encoded proteins:
- a CDS encoding HAMP domain-containing histidine kinase, with amino-acid sequence MSRWRERLKVFILLPAVVAAVGVLAYFTFRTTLQVDTLRQQSVLEATLGLATEKANRLDRQIVDQDNVVVAIADPARLEELAERWLPTARRETPSVRAIIVLDESRTVLAFASRATSAFADEEAFRRLLTERIVGDMDLATPPLDQLRHRHATYIGQSWLLSYWQRVHAGRRYLVVAWHDIGRIVRETMPTLASDPPSAAHEPVPVAHTSAASRVNVVDEEGRIIFGPPLRTSEFTVGVRFPTTLYNWRVQVSPQASEEIASRVENRRLLEITMVSLSAIVIVVGAIAIVLVSEKERRISALKSEFVANVSHELKTPLALVRMFAEMLQSGRVASDAKRQEYLDIIVRESERLTALIENVLDFAKLERGRGSYELAEGDVGDAVMRAANVYRYRAEQGGVNLVVDVEPGLPRAEIDERAIQLAVTNLVDNALKYAPGGEEIKVRVRTEDDAVRVDVIDRGPGVPAEDRQRIFDRFVRLGQRAQKAGEAPVRGSGIGLALVKHIAESHGGRAWVESGGERGSVFSFSIPMSPSRRENARAHGLTGFGEKIS